The DNA window GCTCCACACCCTCGACTTCGACGTTGAGTCCGACAATGCGGACGACGAGGACGAGGTCGAAGGATGGGAGGCAGTCGATCGGATCATTGAAACTGGAGAACAGGCCCGGTAGCCCTCCGCACGGACCCCGACGCGTTGCTCTCGTAGGCCTCAATTTAGACCAGAGCCGATATGAGGGTCCGGCAAAAGGCCGGGATATCCTGTACCACGCGTCCCCACACCAGATTTTCGTCCTGGAAGGCAGGCTCATCCACCCACGTCGCCCCGGCGTTGACTAGGTCGTCCTTGATGCCCTGGCTGCCTGTAGCCCGACGCCCCTCAACAATTCCAGCCGAGATGCCCACCAGTCCTGCGTGACAGATCTGAGCCACAATCTTCCCCTGCGCATCCATGGTGCGCACGAGAGAGATCACCCCTTCGTCCCGACGGAGCTTGTCTGGCGCCCAACCGCCGGGCACTACGACAGCGTCCAGAGTTTCGGCGTCCAGGGTTTCGGCCGCAACATCTGTTGTCGCGCTGAGGCCGTGCTTGCCCGTGAATGCGGTCTCGGCCTCGCGTCCCGCGATGACGAGATCGGCCCCTTCCTCCCGCAA is part of the Salinibacter sp. 10B genome and encodes:
- a CDS encoding type 1 glutamine amidotransferase domain-containing protein gives rise to the protein MRLSDHRIAVLLDRSFEDLEFWVPVMRLREEGADLVIAGREAETAFTGKHGLSATTDVAAETLDAETLDAVVVPGGWAPDKLRRDEGVISLVRTMDAQGKIVAQICHAGLVGISAGIVEGRRATGSQGIKDDLVNAGATWVDEPAFQDENLVWGRVVQDIPAFCRTLISALV